In a genomic window of Methanosarcina horonobensis HB-1 = JCM 15518:
- a CDS encoding nucleotidyltransferase family protein, whose product MRLQNQHDVDIYIKKLQEILPELKKKYPIKYMGVFGSYVRGEQSPSSDLDILVEFNGSITLLGYARLENELSDELGVKVDLVSKTALKPRIGRRVLSEVVEI is encoded by the coding sequence ATGAGACTGCAGAACCAGCATGACGTTGACATATATATCAAAAAACTGCAGGAAATTCTTCCGGAATTGAAAAAAAAATACCCTATTAAATATATGGGAGTTTTTGGTTCATATGTCCGGGGAGAGCAGAGTCCATCAAGCGATCTGGATATTCTGGTGGAGTTTAATGGGTCCATCACACTATTGGGTTATGCCAGGCTTGAGAATGAATTATCGGATGAGCTAGGGGTCAAGGTTGATCTTGTATCAAAAACTGCCCTGAAACCCAGAATAGGTAGACGTGTTCTTTCAGAGGTAGTCGAGATATGA
- a CDS encoding tetratricopeptide repeat protein, with product MDYDEPETVTTWINRADILLLQMEYRESLEAIEKALLIEPKNSEIWFKKGIVLIYLKRLEEALKAFSKAIEIDPENVDIWNNKGYVLFYLKRYEEALEAYEEAIKIDPENVRTWINKGCILEDLRRYEKALEAFDKAIEIDPENKEILASKGKILLSLKKFEEFLNVIEKQTEIEPRNVNLHLQKGIILSTLKRYNEAFEVFDEATKIDSENVTVWLYKGNFLYEFKRYKEALEAFDKAIEIDPENADARIHRGNVLFYLKRYKESLEAYGKVIETEPENINAWIYKGSVLSHIKKFDESLTAYIKVIEIEPENVDAWFNKGNILNELKRYKEALEAFDELLLIEPENAKAWFNKGYALIYLERYKEALEAFDKVILIEPENAGAWFKRGTVLIFLRRREEALKAFSKAIEIDPENVDVWINKGYVLFELKKYEEALEAYEKAIKIDPDNLVPLTNKGSALIDLKRYEEALEVIDKSIEINPEIVDNWLQRGIVLIYLRRCEEALEAYEKAIRIEPENSKAWVNKGAILDNLERYNEALEAVEKVTKIEPENAKAWVNKGHVLIHLKEYNKALEDFNKAIEIDPENEDVWSKKGNALYYLKRYEDALEAFDKAISIEPKNADLWLKRGNILKNLKRCKEALEAYRKVNEIEPENIDAWINKERILLSMGGEYKGYSEAREKIITIEPKKVNDWINKAWILWTWREYEKSLEAYKKAIEIDPENVDAWINKGNLLTYLGIYSRALKAYDEVIAFSPKNTRAWISKGVALYFAKEYTECLQVLEQALNLSPQDAEISYILAEYYLMFGDLINASKYAENALLIDKKNDASLCIKGKIKIEEHDYATSMEYFKKAISVNLRNPRYLLWHSYAKYLMAESELASDEKKYQDMILAIIRELEKVDIYYSQKYSTNIKIVPRRLKILGIYLLKLIKKIAIYFDMSEKSTVKLVEKINPLLTKLERSTITAYNYYFLGCFYYKINDYFTAIDYLKKCKSLTPDKKIEKLASDTLDNIWNSKIRPSIWKWWLYSPTNRFFKGVTFIILTLSLIGLLLPAQIGELFASSFFSAIDWKENTTQLTFLTLILLFILSSPNIQHFKGSQFEIEVRPPPTFELTPSLIEKQLKDLEYALKP from the coding sequence ATGGACTATGATGAACCAGAAACCGTAACTACATGGATTAATAGAGCAGATATATTGTTACTTCAGATGGAGTATAGAGAATCTCTTGAAGCAATTGAAAAAGCACTATTAATTGAGCCTAAAAATTCGGAGATATGGTTCAAAAAAGGGATTGTTCTAATATACCTTAAAAGATTAGAAGAGGCTTTAAAAGCTTTTAGCAAAGCAATAGAAATAGACCCAGAAAATGTAGATATATGGAACAATAAAGGGTATGTTCTTTTTTATCTCAAAAGGTATGAAGAAGCTCTTGAAGCGTATGAAGAGGCAATAAAAATTGACCCTGAAAATGTACGAACATGGATCAATAAAGGGTGTATTCTAGAAGACCTTCGAAGATACGAAAAAGCTCTGGAAGCATTTGACAAAGCGATAGAAATTGATCCTGAAAATAAAGAAATATTGGCTAGTAAAGGGAAAATTCTACTCTCTCTTAAAAAGTTTGAAGAATTTCTTAACGTAATTGAAAAGCAAACAGAAATTGAACCAAGAAATGTAAACTTGCATCTACAGAAAGGGATTATTTTAAGTACTCTAAAAAGATATAATGAGGCTTTTGAAGTTTTTGATGAAGCAACAAAAATAGATTCAGAAAATGTAACTGTTTGGCTTTATAAAGGAAATTTTCTATATGAATTTAAAAGATATAAAGAGGCTCTAGAAGCTTTTGACAAAGCAATAGAAATAGATCCGGAAAATGCAGATGCACGGATACATAGAGGAAATGTTTTATTTTATCTTAAAAGATATAAGGAATCTCTGGAAGCATATGGAAAGGTAATCGAAACTGAACCTGAAAATATAAATGCATGGATTTATAAAGGATCTGTTCTCAGCCATATCAAAAAGTTTGATGAGTCCCTAACTGCATACATAAAGGTAATAGAAATTGAACCTGAAAATGTAGATGCATGGTTTAATAAAGGGAATATCCTCAACGAACTTAAGAGGTATAAAGAAGCACTGGAAGCTTTTGACGAGTTACTATTGATTGAGCCAGAAAATGCAAAAGCTTGGTTCAATAAAGGATATGCGCTGATTTACCTTGAAAGATATAAAGAAGCTTTGGAAGCTTTTGACAAAGTAATATTAATTGAACCTGAAAATGCAGGTGCTTGGTTTAAGAGAGGAACTGTTCTAATATTTCTTAGAAGGCGTGAAGAGGCTCTAAAAGCTTTTAGCAAAGCAATAGAAATAGACCCAGAAAATGTAGATGTATGGATCAATAAAGGATATGTTCTTTTTGAGCTGAAAAAGTATGAAGAGGCTCTTGAGGCGTATGAAAAAGCAATAAAAATTGACCCAGATAATTTGGTACCTTTGACAAATAAAGGAAGTGCTCTTATTGATCTTAAAAGATACGAAGAGGCTCTAGAAGTCATTGATAAGTCAATAGAAATAAACCCCGAAATTGTAGATAATTGGCTTCAGAGAGGAATTGTTCTAATTTATCTTAGAAGGTGTGAAGAGGCTTTAGAGGCATACGAAAAGGCAATAAGAATTGAGCCAGAAAATTCTAAAGCATGGGTTAACAAAGGGGCCATTTTAGATAACCTTGAAAGATACAATGAGGCACTAGAAGCTGTTGAAAAGGTAACAAAGATTGAGCCTGAAAATGCAAAAGCATGGGTCAATAAAGGTCACGTTTTAATTCATCTCAAGGAGTATAATAAAGCTCTTGAAGATTTTAATAAAGCGATAGAAATTGACCCAGAAAATGAAGATGTATGGTCTAAAAAAGGGAATGCTCTATATTATCTTAAAAGATATGAAGATGCTCTTGAAGCTTTTGATAAAGCAATATCAATTGAACCCAAAAATGCAGATCTGTGGCTTAAAAGAGGAAATATTCTAAAAAATCTTAAAAGATGTAAAGAAGCATTGGAAGCATATAGAAAGGTAAACGAAATTGAACCTGAAAATATAGATGCATGGATCAATAAAGAACGTATTTTATTAAGTATGGGGGGAGAGTATAAGGGTTATTCGGAAGCCCGTGAAAAGATAATAACAATTGAGCCGAAAAAAGTAAATGATTGGATTAATAAAGCTTGGATTTTGTGGACCTGGAGAGAATACGAAAAGTCTTTAGAAGCATATAAGAAAGCAATAGAAATTGATCCAGAAAATGTGGATGCGTGGATTAACAAAGGCAATTTACTGACTTATTTAGGAATTTACAGTCGTGCATTAAAAGCATATGATGAAGTAATAGCCTTTTCCCCGAAAAATACTCGTGCATGGATAAGTAAAGGTGTAGCCCTTTATTTTGCCAAAGAATACACTGAATGTTTGCAAGTATTAGAACAAGCCTTAAATCTTAGCCCTCAAGATGCTGAAATATCTTATATTTTAGCTGAATATTATTTGATGTTTGGAGATCTAATAAATGCTTCCAAATATGCAGAAAATGCCCTGTTAATAGATAAAAAAAATGATGCCTCTTTGTGTATAAAGGGCAAGATCAAAATTGAAGAACATGATTATGCCACTTCAATGGAGTATTTTAAAAAAGCTATTTCTGTTAATTTAAGAAACCCAAGATACCTTCTGTGGCATTCTTATGCAAAATATTTAATGGCAGAATCAGAACTTGCATCGGATGAAAAAAAATACCAAGATATGATACTTGCAATCATAAGAGAACTTGAAAAGGTAGATATCTACTATTCTCAAAAATATAGTACAAACATAAAGATAGTTCCTCGCAGATTAAAAATTTTGGGCATATATTTACTAAAACTTATAAAGAAAATTGCAATTTACTTTGATATGAGCGAGAAATCAACGGTAAAGTTGGTAGAAAAGATAAACCCACTATTAACCAAATTGGAAAGGTCAACAATTACAGCTTATAACTATTATTTTCTAGGATGCTTTTACTACAAAATTAATGATTACTTTACAGCAATTGATTATCTTAAGAAATGCAAAAGTTTAACTCCAGATAAGAAAATAGAGAAATTGGCTAGTGATACTCTAGATAATATTTGGAATAGTAAAATAAGACCTTCAATTTGGAAATGGTGGTTGTACTCTCCAACAAACCGTTTCTTCAAGGGGGTTACATTTATAATACTTACACTTTCTTTAATTGGACTTTTATTACCAGCTCAAATTGGCGAGCTTTTCGCGAGTAGTTTTTTTTCTGCAATCGATTGGAAAGAAAATACAACCCAGTTAACGTTTCTAACTCTAATATTACTTTTTATTTTATCATCACCCAATATTCAACATTTCAAAGGTAGCCAATTTGAAATTGAAGTGCGCCCTCCTCCTACATTTGAGTTAACTCCAAGTCTAATAGAAAAGCAACTTAAAGACCTTGAATATGCACTCAAGCCATGA
- a CDS encoding tetratricopeptide repeat protein, which yields MWREDLKQHIKPIILEVIIGIFLILVSVFVIESYNDNLETKQEIDYRFDQANLFSNTKQLEKAIEQYNDILKISYKKFPSDYARAQSNLGHIYQDLAEVRDKENNAQNAINAYQKALEVYTVEKCPYNYAHTQNRLGNAYRCLAEVRDQEANAQNAVDAYQKALEIYTLDNYPLDYAMVQNNLGNAYIRLAEVRDRSSNVQNAIDSFQKALEIYTLDNYPLDYAMVQSNLGNAYLYSAEVRDKEKNAQNAINAYQKALEVYTVEQYPVDYAGSQSNLGYAYSILAEVRDKEKNAQKAINAYQKALEIYTVEKFPIDYAMVQNHLGNAFGCLAEVRDYENNSLNAINAFQKALEIYTLDNYPLDYAMVQSNLGDEYRCLAEVRDQESNAQNAIYTCQKALEVYTIDKYPLDFANTQNHLGNAYRCLAEVRDTENNAQNAINAYQKALEIFTIEEYPLDYAHIQHNLGNAYRCLAEVRDKETNGQKAINAYQKALEIFTIEEYPLDYAETQKDLETAKGFFL from the coding sequence ATGTGGAGAGAGGATTTAAAACAACATATTAAACCTATAATTCTCGAAGTTATTATAGGAATTTTTCTAATATTAGTCTCTGTTTTTGTAATTGAGTCATATAACGATAACCTAGAAACAAAACAGGAAATTGATTATCGTTTTGATCAAGCAAATCTTTTTTCCAATACCAAACAACTTGAAAAAGCAATTGAACAATATAACGATATTCTTAAAATATCATATAAAAAATTTCCTTCCGATTATGCAAGGGCTCAAAGTAATCTTGGGCATATATATCAGGATTTAGCTGAGGTTAGAGATAAGGAAAATAATGCTCAAAATGCTATTAACGCATATCAAAAAGCTCTAGAAGTATATACAGTTGAGAAATGTCCTTATAACTATGCACATACTCAAAATCGTCTTGGGAATGCATATAGATGTTTGGCTGAGGTTAGGGATCAAGAAGCAAATGCTCAGAATGCTGTTGATGCATACCAAAAAGCTCTAGAAATATACACGTTAGATAATTATCCACTTGACTACGCCATGGTACAAAATAATCTTGGAAATGCATATATACGTTTAGCTGAAGTCAGAGATAGGAGCAGTAATGTACAAAATGCTATTGATTCCTTTCAAAAAGCTCTAGAAATATACACGTTAGATAATTATCCACTTGACTATGCCATGGTTCAAAGTAATCTTGGAAATGCATATCTGTACTCAGCTGAGGTTAGAGACAAGGAAAAAAATGCTCAAAATGCTATTAATGCATACCAAAAAGCTCTAGAAGTATATACAGTTGAGCAATATCCAGTTGATTATGCGGGGTCTCAAAGCAATCTCGGATATGCATATTCTATTTTGGCTGAGGTTAGAGACAAGGAAAAAAATGCTCAAAAAGCTATTAATGCATACCAAAAAGCTCTAGAAATATATACAGTTGAGAAATTTCCAATTGATTATGCCATGGTTCAAAATCATCTTGGGAATGCATTCGGGTGTTTGGCTGAAGTAAGGGATTATGAGAATAATTCTCTAAATGCTATTAATGCTTTTCAAAAAGCTCTAGAAATATATACTTTAGATAATTATCCACTTGACTATGCCATGGTTCAAAGTAATCTTGGCGACGAATATAGGTGTTTGGCTGAGGTTAGAGATCAAGAATCAAATGCTCAAAATGCTATTTATACTTGTCAAAAAGCTCTAGAAGTATATACAATTGATAAATATCCACTTGACTTTGCAAATACTCAAAATCATCTTGGAAATGCATATAGATGTTTAGCTGAGGTTAGAGATACGGAAAATAATGCTCAAAATGCTATTAATGCATACCAAAAAGCTCTAGAAATCTTTACAATTGAGGAATATCCACTTGACTATGCACATATTCAACATAATCTTGGGAATGCATATAGATGTTTAGCTGAGGTTAGAGACAAGGAAACAAACGGTCAAAAAGCTATTAATGCATACCAAAAAGCTCTAGAAATCTTTACAATTGAGGAATATCCACTTGACTATGCAGAAACTCAAAAGGATCTTGAAACAGCAAAAGGATTTTTTCTTTAA
- a CDS encoding MBL fold metallo-hydrolase: MEITFLGTGVAIPQKGRVQSGVLVSLEEKPLLIDCGSGVLSRFPDAGVSHTNVDTVLLSHLHLDHVADLIPLLKANWLRGKTDMRVYGPDGTEDWFSRVLGAYEYILDGVDVDVIELSPGKEFTPEGFDCEITCAATDHSVPTLAYRVTAEDGEFVYSGDTAPCRDIMDLAVEADLLIHECSFPAGTKVTNHTTPSTLAEMLEDYNNEIGSICLTHFYPEMRGHEKEAIHRLKDYVEGEIILAEDLMRLEL, translated from the coding sequence ATGGAGATTACATTTCTTGGCACTGGAGTTGCGATCCCTCAGAAGGGTCGGGTACAGTCCGGAGTACTTGTCAGTCTTGAGGAAAAACCTCTGCTTATTGACTGCGGAAGCGGCGTTCTGAGCCGTTTTCCCGACGCCGGAGTCTCACATACGAATGTTGATACCGTACTTCTTTCACACCTTCACCTTGACCATGTAGCTGACCTGATCCCCCTCCTGAAGGCTAACTGGCTTAGAGGAAAGACTGATATGAGGGTCTATGGGCCCGACGGGACAGAAGACTGGTTTTCGAGGGTGCTTGGGGCTTACGAGTATATCCTGGATGGAGTTGATGTGGACGTTATAGAGCTCTCACCGGGGAAGGAATTCACGCCTGAGGGATTTGACTGCGAAATAACCTGCGCAGCTACTGACCACAGTGTTCCTACTCTCGCATACCGCGTGACTGCAGAAGACGGAGAATTCGTATACTCAGGAGATACTGCACCCTGTAGGGATATAATGGACCTGGCAGTTGAAGCTGACCTTCTTATTCACGAGTGTTCATTCCCTGCCGGTACAAAAGTAACAAATCATACAACTCCAAGTACTCTGGCTGAAATGCTTGAGGACTATAACAACGAGATAGGAAGTATCTGCCTCACCCACTTCTACCCCGAAATGAGAGGGCACGAAAAAGAAGCAATACACCGCCTCAAGGACTATGTTGAAGGCGAAATTATCCTTGCAGAAGACCTCATGAGGCTTGAACTATAA
- a CDS encoding DNA polymerase encodes MSKIVVRSFTKKVKKPKGPKIYGPLKHSRIMAFDTETVPDEKQNLKIGSFKISQDGYYYKGLFYDPSALNEREISIIEKYAREHDIDLYLRDEFVDNVFYPEVFSNHTLCIGFNLPFDLSRIAKRSGDSRGRNRGGFTLSLSDNPFNPSIKIKKLGEAYSFSFSRTKQNKGENYFKGYFLDVQNFAEVLLKEDRISLEEAAKRLNTPTQKMKGVEHGKVTEKYIEYNIIDVQVTCEVYEALVKELEVYQIDIPPTEIYSSASIGKHALEQLGVKPFREINPDFPEQVIGHIMTSYIGGRTECKIRKVPTKVTVLDFTSMYPTVIMLMGIWKYITAESLEIQEVTDETIELLSNLKLSDLQNQDIWKKLVVMVKIQPDEDILPVRRDYKEDNSVYNVGVNYLTSSYEMWYSLPDIVGSYLLTGKVPKIIEAVKFVPEGVQKELRKSKILGTDIDPKKDNAVQILVEERQKIKEKLKSIDKNHPEYQHLSSRAQAMKILVNALGYGIFIELNPEDQKSDLEVYGLKKFVTKENRYEEPGKYFHPLLGAMITSGARLFLTMAEARLKELGTIHAYMDTDSVFVPPEKAQKIVDFFQPLNPYSVNIPLLKPEKENLWFYGISSKRYALYYYENEKISFMEKRSYMLHGLGHLTNPFHKVVKDWHGEIWQDILKLHYGQTTEDDIEEKYSSFSAISQLTVTTSNVLRKFKKLNKGKPWKEQIKPFNFCLVGTHAFEENGKVVKPLAPFTKNSQKIVHEPFIDYETGKIKQGSQYFKALSRTILQYIEHPESKFDGDIGVLERKHIQATGLIYIGKEANNIEDQPLDVTKPQVFNNMEEVKEAILPITPEEARKKGVKHRSTLKRVKDRIKKKGTINLKTKAVKKLLNAK; translated from the coding sequence ATGTCCAAAATTGTAGTTCGAAGCTTTACTAAAAAAGTTAAAAAGCCTAAGGGACCTAAAATTTATGGACCTCTAAAACATTCAAGAATAATGGCCTTTGACACTGAAACTGTACCAGACGAAAAACAAAATCTTAAAATTGGGTCCTTTAAGATTTCGCAGGATGGCTATTATTACAAGGGCTTATTTTATGATCCTTCTGCTTTGAATGAAAGGGAAATAAGCATTATAGAAAAATACGCTAGGGAGCACGATATAGATCTTTATCTCAGGGATGAGTTTGTAGACAATGTATTCTATCCAGAAGTATTCTCGAACCATACTCTCTGTATAGGATTTAACTTACCTTTTGACCTTAGCAGGATAGCAAAAAGATCAGGAGATTCAAGAGGAAGAAATAGGGGAGGATTTACCCTCTCCCTTTCAGATAACCCTTTCAATCCATCCATAAAAATCAAAAAGCTTGGAGAAGCCTACAGCTTCAGTTTTTCAAGAACCAAGCAGAACAAAGGAGAGAATTATTTCAAAGGGTACTTCCTCGATGTTCAAAATTTTGCTGAAGTTCTCCTTAAAGAAGATCGGATTTCTCTGGAAGAAGCTGCAAAGAGGCTTAACACTCCTACACAGAAGATGAAAGGGGTTGAGCATGGAAAAGTCACTGAAAAATACATTGAGTACAACATTATAGACGTTCAAGTTACTTGTGAAGTATATGAGGCACTTGTTAAGGAGCTTGAGGTTTATCAGATTGACATACCTCCAACGGAAATCTATAGCTCTGCTTCCATTGGAAAACATGCTCTTGAGCAGTTAGGAGTAAAACCATTCCGGGAAATTAACCCAGACTTTCCGGAGCAAGTTATTGGACATATAATGACCTCTTATATTGGGGGAAGAACTGAATGTAAGATCAGAAAAGTACCAACAAAGGTTACAGTTCTTGATTTTACAAGCATGTATCCTACAGTTATAATGTTAATGGGAATCTGGAAATATATCACAGCTGAAAGTTTGGAGATCCAGGAGGTTACAGACGAAACCATAGAGCTCCTTTCAAACCTGAAACTTTCAGACCTACAGAATCAGGATATATGGAAAAAACTTGTAGTCATGGTTAAAATTCAACCAGATGAAGATATTTTGCCTGTTAGGAGGGACTACAAAGAGGATAATTCAGTGTATAACGTAGGAGTGAATTATCTAACTTCCAGTTATGAAATGTGGTATTCGTTGCCTGATATTGTAGGGTCCTATCTTTTGACTGGTAAGGTTCCCAAGATCATAGAAGCTGTGAAATTTGTTCCTGAAGGAGTACAGAAGGAATTAAGGAAATCCAAGATTCTTGGAACTGATATTGATCCAAAAAAAGATAATGCTGTCCAGATCCTTGTAGAAGAAAGGCAGAAGATTAAGGAGAAATTAAAGAGTATAGATAAAAATCACCCTGAGTATCAGCATTTATCGAGCAGAGCCCAGGCTATGAAGATCCTTGTAAATGCTCTAGGCTATGGCATCTTCATTGAGCTTAATCCCGAAGATCAAAAAAGTGATCTTGAGGTTTATGGGCTTAAGAAATTTGTTACTAAGGAAAACAGATATGAAGAGCCAGGGAAGTATTTTCATCCTCTTCTCGGAGCTATGATAACTTCAGGAGCCAGGCTTTTCTTAACAATGGCTGAAGCCAGATTAAAAGAGCTTGGAACTATTCACGCTTACATGGATACTGATTCGGTGTTCGTGCCTCCTGAAAAAGCTCAAAAGATTGTGGATTTCTTTCAGCCACTTAACCCATATAGTGTCAATATTCCATTACTTAAGCCTGAAAAAGAAAATCTCTGGTTTTATGGGATCTCTTCTAAAAGATATGCTCTGTACTATTATGAGAATGAGAAAATTAGCTTTATGGAAAAAAGATCTTACATGCTTCATGGGCTTGGACATTTAACAAACCCTTTCCATAAAGTAGTTAAGGATTGGCATGGTGAAATCTGGCAAGATATACTTAAACTGCATTATGGTCAAACAACTGAAGATGACATTGAAGAGAAGTATTCTAGCTTTTCTGCAATCTCTCAGCTTACAGTTACCACTTCCAATGTATTGAGAAAATTCAAGAAACTGAATAAGGGAAAGCCCTGGAAAGAGCAGATTAAGCCTTTTAACTTCTGCCTTGTAGGCACTCACGCATTTGAAGAAAATGGTAAGGTCGTCAAGCCTTTAGCCCCTTTCACTAAAAATTCTCAGAAGATAGTACATGAACCATTTATTGATTATGAAACAGGAAAAATCAAACAAGGTTCCCAGTATTTTAAGGCTCTAAGTAGAACCATCTTACAGTATATTGAGCATCCAGAAAGCAAATTTGATGGTGATATTGGAGTTTTAGAGAGAAAACACATTCAGGCTACTGGTCTGATCTACATTGGAAAGGAAGCCAATAATATTGAGGATCAACCTTTGGATGTAACTAAGCCACAGGTTTTCAACAATATGGAAGAGGTTAAGGAGGCAATTCTACCAATAACCCCTGAAGAAGCCAGAAAGAAAGGAGTTAAGCATAGGAGTACATTGAAGAGGGTGAAAGATAGGATTAAGAAAAAGGGAACTATAAATTTGAAAACAAAAGCGGTAAAGAAACTTCTGAATGCTAAATAA
- the cas1 gene encoding CRISPR-associated endonuclease Cas1, with amino-acid sequence MKLLLLDGYGIDMRVDGGKLYIKEGRSSTCEEPKEYVFFPKRIDIDSIIIYGRKGNLTLDAIRWLIKHNVQISILNWDGKLLTTMLPPESTNVKTKFAQYHAFEDQEKRVEIAKKFIEAKFKKSQAVLDYLKLRYPEINFDVSDELKKLERVKAVKEIMGVEGGLAWRYWNEFSKAIPEKYEFCSRIDQYRRPMGSGDMVNTMLNYGYALLEAECLRAINSVGLDPHVGFLHEMNPSKNSLAYDLQEPFRFLVDLAVINLIENNTMDKKDFIITDSYNLKLRSSGAKKIVNEFSNMLNKTVSYDNKQTTWGSVLLLKTRELSHYLTGKTKRLEFVNPEFGVFRVDSQEIRQKILNISYVDWKKLGFSKGTLHYMKQNAKNDKPFTLNSHVLERVKAWENLVSGGQVKV; translated from the coding sequence ATGAAACTTCTGTTATTGGATGGGTATGGCATAGATATGCGTGTTGATGGGGGTAAGCTTTACATTAAAGAAGGCAGGTCCTCAACATGTGAAGAGCCTAAAGAATATGTTTTCTTTCCAAAAAGGATAGACATTGATAGTATTATCATTTATGGCAGAAAAGGAAATCTTACCTTAGATGCTATTCGATGGCTGATTAAGCACAATGTTCAGATTTCCATTCTTAATTGGGATGGTAAGCTTTTGACAACAATGCTTCCTCCTGAAAGTACCAATGTGAAAACAAAATTCGCTCAGTACCATGCTTTTGAAGATCAGGAAAAAAGGGTTGAGATCGCAAAAAAGTTCATCGAAGCCAAATTTAAAAAATCTCAGGCAGTCCTTGATTATCTTAAATTAAGATATCCCGAAATTAATTTTGATGTATCAGATGAACTCAAAAAATTAGAAAGAGTCAAGGCCGTTAAAGAAATTATGGGAGTTGAAGGGGGTTTGGCCTGGAGATACTGGAATGAGTTTTCAAAAGCAATCCCAGAAAAGTATGAGTTCTGTTCAAGAATAGATCAGTATAGAAGGCCTATGGGTTCAGGAGATATGGTAAACACCATGCTTAATTATGGCTATGCTTTGCTTGAAGCTGAATGCTTGAGAGCCATTAATTCAGTCGGGTTAGATCCTCATGTAGGGTTTTTACACGAAATGAACCCTAGCAAGAACAGTTTAGCCTATGACCTTCAGGAGCCTTTTAGATTCCTTGTGGATCTGGCTGTTATCAACCTAATAGAAAATAACACGATGGATAAGAAAGATTTTATTATAACTGACAGTTATAATTTAAAATTAAGAAGCTCTGGGGCCAAAAAAATAGTTAATGAGTTTTCTAATATGTTAAACAAAACTGTGAGTTATGATAATAAACAAACAACCTGGGGGTCTGTTTTACTTTTAAAAACCAGGGAGTTAAGCCATTATTTAACAGGAAAAACCAAAAGACTTGAATTTGTTAATCCTGAGTTTGGGGTTTTTAGGGTTGATTCTCAAGAAATAAGGCAAAAAATCCTTAACATTTCTTATGTTGATTGGAAAAAACTAGGTTTTTCCAAAGGAACTTTACATTACATGAAGCAAAATGCCAAAAATGATAAGCCTTTCACGCTCAACAGCCATGTTTTAGAGAGAGTTAAAGCTTGGGAAAACTTAGTTTCTGGGGGGCAGGTTAAGGTTTAA
- a CDS encoding HepT-like ribonuclease domain-containing protein: protein MKSRETGDYIEDILSALLDIEDFTAEYSYDQFVNDRKTQYAVIRAIEIIGEASKNLPLEMREKYSFIPWRDMATMRDRLIHGYFGVDLIILWDTVQQDVPPLIPLFRSILAETE from the coding sequence ATGAAAAGCAGGGAAACGGGAGACTATATAGAAGATATACTTAGTGCTCTGCTCGATATTGAGGATTTCACCGCCGAATACTCCTATGACCAGTTTGTCAACGATAGAAAAACACAATATGCTGTGATCAGAGCCATAGAAATCATAGGGGAAGCATCTAAAAATTTGCCCCTTGAGATGAGAGAGAAATACAGTTTTATTCCATGGAGAGATATGGCTACCATGCGAGACAGGCTAATTCATGGCTATTTTGGCGTAGATCTGATAATTTTATGGGATACTGTACAGCAGGATGTTCCCCCTCTTATTCCTTT